A stretch of the Pirellulales bacterium genome encodes the following:
- a CDS encoding NAD(P)-binding domain-containing protein — protein sequence MSLSPPPSPPTPPRYAVIGAGPSGLSALRNLLGADISAVAFEAAADLGGVWNYASPSGRVALNTHLISSQRLTEFADFPLDRELPPYLHHSQALTYFRDYARHFGLLPHIRYGQAVSQVERREGSRPWRVWLHGGECHDFEGVVVASGHHQIPQWPEIPGKFEGEWLHSAQYKCPAQLHDRRVLIIGAGNSACDIAVDAAQHARHCWLSWRRGYHFLPKFIRGIPADVWGEWLLRWRVPLGIRRLISQSISRIALGTPASFGFPPPDHRPWECHPLVNSQLLYQVGHGHITPCGPVREFTATGVVFANGQELPVDMVICATGYQAVFPFIEPARLNMRDGLPRLYLHAFHPTDDSLYMAGMIQPDSGQWGLTDLQMKIMARYLQLRDQAPRRVAWFADLKIRNLSDLGNGIRYLDTPRHRLEVEHFSYRRTLTKILDRLHG from the coding sequence ATGTCTTTGTCCCCCCCTCCCTCGCCCCCCACCCCTCCCCGCTATGCCGTTATTGGCGCAGGCCCTTCTGGCTTGTCGGCATTAAGAAATTTGCTGGGGGCGGATATTTCGGCGGTGGCTTTTGAGGCCGCGGCGGATTTGGGGGGGGTCTGGAATTATGCCTCGCCCTCGGGACGGGTCGCCCTGAACACCCATCTGATCTCTTCCCAGCGACTCACTGAATTTGCCGATTTTCCCCTGGATAGAGAGTTGCCCCCTTATTTGCATCATTCCCAGGCACTGACTTATTTTAGGGATTATGCTCGGCATTTTGGCCTATTGCCGCATATTCGCTACGGTCAAGCAGTCAGCCAAGTCGAGCGGCGGGAAGGCTCCCGACCGTGGCGGGTCTGGCTGCATGGGGGTGAATGTCATGATTTTGAGGGCGTCGTGGTGGCCAGCGGCCATCATCAAATTCCCCAGTGGCCTGAGATTCCGGGCAAATTTGAGGGGGAATGGCTGCATTCGGCGCAATATAAATGCCCCGCGCAATTACATGATCGGCGGGTGTTGATCATCGGAGCGGGAAATTCCGCCTGTGATATCGCCGTGGATGCGGCGCAACACGCGCGCCATTGCTGGCTCAGTTGGCGGCGGGGTTATCATTTCCTGCCCAAATTCATCCGCGGCATTCCCGCGGATGTCTGGGGAGAATGGCTCTTGCGGTGGCGGGTCCCCCTCGGGATCAGGCGACTGATCAGCCAATCGATTTCCCGCATTGCGCTGGGCACGCCCGCCAGCTTTGGTTTTCCACCCCCCGATCACCGACCTTGGGAATGCCATCCCCTGGTCAACTCGCAGTTGCTTTATCAGGTGGGGCATGGGCATATTACCCCGTGCGGTCCCGTGCGGGAATTTACAGCCACGGGGGTGGTATTTGCCAATGGCCAGGAATTGCCCGTGGACATGGTCATCTGCGCAACGGGTTATCAAGCGGTGTTTCCATTTATTGAACCCGCCCGCTTGAATATGCGGGATGGCCTGCCACGCCTGTATTTGCACGCTTTTCATCCCACGGATGACAGCTTATACATGGCCGGCATGATCCAACCGGACAGCGGCCAATGGGGACTAACCGACTTGCAAATGAAAATTATGGCCCGCTATTTACAGTTGCGCGACCAAGCCCCCCGGCGCGTGGCTTGGTTCGCTGACTTAAAGATTAGGAATCTGTCCGATCTGGGAAATGGGATCCGTTATTTGGATACCCCCCGTCATCGCCTGGAGGTGGAGCATTTTTCCTATCGGCGCACGCTCACAAAAATTTTAGATCGTTTGCACGGTTAA
- a CDS encoding ATP-binding protein: MIFGFLRSLKQNYPNPTGGGAWMALAVACAGFILTDRVLLSLAQQQQLQTQAKLLGATSEAILQQADPRAGEKVFQSLKDHPAIAAAALYDANGALLASYHQSGPKPVGNTSQTAQSHIKSPLEYNHTITLAGQTAGYLYLRANGNELSGRMTKYYLTASGVVMLALVSGVGWGYIVHKWKSGVGFFHKFAKPHPRHNDDPRRDLSDSLEKLESRVRERTAELENRQRVLLAAKESAESANQAKSLFLANMSHEIRTPMTAILGYSDMFLVEADSQLSIEQREWLATIKKNGEHLLRIINDILDLSKIEAGRMEVELIPTATAAFFAETLALVRVRAEEKNLSLQLAYQGKVPGVLQTDPLRVRQILINLIGNGIKFTETGEVKVEISCERDFANQGTLRINVSDNGIGITLAEQAKLFEPFVQAGNSMTRLYGGTGLGLTITRRLVELLGGKIHVSSSAGKGSVFTVYLPIGPVDDSQMLCLADPSNPSAQLNPLLGSSIATPATPFPALAGSKILVAEDGPDNQRLISLILKKAGADITLTDNGLQAVQAAVVARDMGMSYDLIISDMQMPLMDGYTAVRRLRSLGFTCPIVALTAHAMIGNREECLEAGCDDYVTKPIHRESFLRVLNDLLQPAGENPGQEPPGRVLTVQTI; the protein is encoded by the coding sequence ATGATTTTTGGGTTTCTACGTTCGCTTAAACAAAACTACCCCAACCCCACTGGCGGGGGGGCTTGGATGGCCCTGGCCGTTGCTTGTGCGGGATTTATTCTGACCGACCGGGTCTTATTGTCCCTGGCTCAACAGCAACAATTGCAAACCCAAGCGAAACTGCTGGGGGCAACTTCAGAGGCAATTCTCCAGCAAGCGGATCCCCGGGCAGGGGAAAAAGTCTTCCAATCGCTTAAAGATCATCCGGCAATAGCCGCCGCGGCGCTCTATGATGCTAACGGAGCATTGTTGGCCAGCTATCACCAAAGTGGACCAAAGCCGGTAGGGAACACAAGCCAAACGGCCCAGTCGCATATTAAAAGTCCGCTGGAATACAATCATACAATCACACTAGCGGGCCAAACGGCGGGTTACCTCTATCTGCGGGCGAATGGCAACGAGTTGTCGGGCCGGATGACCAAATATTATTTGACCGCCAGCGGCGTGGTGATGTTGGCATTGGTGAGCGGGGTGGGGTGGGGGTATATCGTACACAAGTGGAAATCAGGCGTGGGCTTTTTCCACAAGTTCGCAAAACCCCATCCACGGCACAATGACGATCCGCGACGCGACCTGTCAGATTCCCTGGAAAAACTGGAGTCGCGGGTACGCGAGCGGACCGCTGAGCTAGAAAACCGTCAGCGAGTGTTGCTGGCGGCCAAAGAATCCGCGGAATCCGCCAATCAGGCCAAAAGTCTGTTTCTGGCCAACATGAGCCACGAAATTCGCACGCCCATGACCGCCATCTTGGGTTATTCGGATATGTTCTTGGTGGAAGCAGACAGTCAACTATCGATAGAGCAGCGGGAATGGCTGGCCACGATTAAAAAAAATGGCGAACATTTGCTCAGAATCATTAACGACATTTTGGATTTGTCAAAAATCGAAGCGGGACGGATGGAAGTAGAGTTGATTCCGACCGCGACCGCAGCTTTTTTTGCGGAGACGCTGGCCTTGGTGCGGGTGCGGGCCGAAGAAAAAAATCTGTCGCTGCAATTGGCCTATCAAGGAAAAGTGCCAGGGGTTTTGCAAACAGATCCGCTGCGCGTGCGTCAAATTCTCATTAACTTAATCGGCAATGGGATCAAATTTACCGAGACTGGCGAGGTCAAGGTTGAAATTTCTTGCGAACGGGATTTTGCCAACCAGGGGACTCTACGCATTAACGTCAGCGATAATGGCATAGGCATTACATTGGCCGAGCAAGCCAAATTGTTTGAGCCCTTTGTCCAGGCTGGTAATTCAATGACGCGCCTCTATGGCGGAACGGGCCTGGGCCTGACCATTACCCGGCGGCTGGTCGAATTGTTGGGCGGAAAAATCCATGTATCCAGTTCCGCTGGCAAAGGGAGCGTCTTTACGGTTTATTTGCCCATTGGTCCGGTGGACGATAGCCAAATGCTATGCCTGGCCGACCCTTCCAACCCCTCCGCGCAGTTAAATCCCTTGCTGGGTTCCTCTATCGCAACTCCAGCGACTCCCTTTCCCGCCTTAGCCGGAAGCAAGATTCTGGTGGCGGAGGATGGTCCCGATAATCAGCGCCTCATTTCGTTGATTTTGAAAAAAGCGGGGGCGGATATCACCCTGACCGACAATGGATTGCAAGCCGTGCAGGCCGCCGTGGTCGCGCGCGATATGGGCATGTCGTATGATTTGATTATCTCTGACATGCAAATGCCCCTGATGGATGGCTACACCGCCGTCCGGCGACTGCGCTCGCTAGGATTTACTTGTCCCATTGTCGCCCTTACCGCCCATGCCATGATTGGCAATCGCGAGGAATGCCTGGAAGCCGGTTGCGACGATTATGTTACCAAACCGATTCACCGGGAAAGTTTTTTACGGGTATTAAATGATTTACTGCAACCGGCGGGAGAGAATCCGGGGCAAGAGCCCCCTGGGCGGGTTTTAACCGTGCAAACGATCTAA
- the aceE gene encoding pyruvate dehydrogenase (acetyl-transferring), homodimeric type, which produces MPSGELDQETLPSALNGTHDLAPSNGRTSGDGEDPQPGIAAVAEDATESLEGEIDAATEALEAEEAAEEDSLPVGDLDPLETEEWLESLHYVLQSKGPERVQFLLEKLEEAALRLGVEVPFTPNTPYINTIPAHKQPIYPGNRELERRIKSIIRWNAMAMVVRANREDGSVGGHISTFASSATLYEVALNHFIRGRGDDYSGDQVYYQGHAAPGMYSRAFLEGRLTEEHLLNFRRELRGGPGKGLSSYPHPWLMPEFWEYPTVSMGLGPIMSIYQARFNKYLQDRGIKDTSQQKVWCFIGDGECDEPETLGAITLAAREELDNLIFVINCNLQRLDGPVRGNGKIIQELEGAFRGAGWNVIKVIWGDHWDPLLAADESGLLVQRMGEVIDGEYQNYIVKSGAYIREHFFGKYPELLELVGNLSDEKLKKLNRGGHDPEKVYAAYDAAVHTVGKPTVILAKTIKGYGLGEAGEGRNMTHQKKKYNEEELREFRTRFSIPISDEDVAKTPFYKPAEDSAEMRYLRERRAALGGPSPSRPAREKLPTLITPAFETYKSFVDKFAGTNNATTFGAVRLMRELMKDKTIGKHIVPIVPDESRTFGMDSLFREVGIYAHTGQLYEPVDSDQIAYYREAVDGQILEEGITEAGSMASFIAAGTSYSAHGVPMIPMFIYYSMFGFQRIGDLVWCALDARTRGFMLGGTAGRTTLAGEGLQHQDGNSHLFAIAYPNVRSYDPAFIYELAVIILDGMKKMYQLGEDAIYYITIGNEEYEQPPMPAGCEEGIIKGIYKFRTVAPPGGEGRGEGQPLQAQLFGSGAIMNEVLRAQKILAEKYNVASTAWSVTSYKELRRDAHATRRWNMFHPDQPPRQSYFEQAIAGATGVFIAASDNVRGVPEQLDPWVPGGLFTLGTDGFGRSETRAPLRRHFEVDAESIAVATLYRLAQNGQFSTAEVAAAIRDLGIDPEKADPFFA; this is translated from the coding sequence ATGCCGAGCGGCGAACTTGACCAAGAAACGCTACCGTCAGCCTTGAATGGCACTCATGATCTGGCTCCGTCGAATGGCCGGACCAGTGGCGATGGCGAAGACCCCCAACCTGGCATCGCCGCCGTGGCGGAGGACGCCACCGAATCGCTGGAAGGGGAAATTGACGCCGCCACCGAGGCCCTAGAAGCCGAAGAGGCGGCCGAGGAAGATTCTTTGCCTGTCGGGGACCTGGACCCCCTGGAAACCGAGGAATGGCTAGAATCCCTGCATTACGTGCTGCAAAGCAAAGGGCCTGAACGCGTCCAGTTTTTACTGGAAAAACTGGAAGAAGCGGCCCTCCGCCTGGGCGTGGAAGTGCCGTTTACGCCCAACACACCGTATATCAACACGATTCCCGCGCATAAACAGCCGATTTATCCGGGCAATCGCGAGTTAGAGCGCCGGATCAAAAGCATTATTCGCTGGAACGCCATGGCCATGGTCGTGCGGGCCAATCGGGAAGATGGCTCGGTCGGGGGGCATATTAGCACGTTTGCCAGTTCCGCCACCTTGTACGAAGTCGCGCTGAATCACTTTATTCGAGGTCGGGGGGATGATTACTCCGGCGATCAGGTTTATTACCAGGGGCACGCCGCGCCGGGAATGTATTCCCGCGCGTTCCTCGAAGGCCGTCTGACCGAGGAACACCTGCTGAATTTTCGCCGCGAGCTGCGCGGCGGACCGGGAAAAGGGCTCAGCTCTTATCCCCACCCCTGGCTCATGCCCGAATTTTGGGAGTATCCCACGGTATCAATGGGCCTAGGGCCGATCATGTCGATCTATCAGGCCCGCTTTAATAAGTATCTGCAGGACCGCGGGATTAAGGACACCAGCCAGCAAAAAGTGTGGTGTTTTATTGGGGACGGCGAATGTGACGAGCCCGAAACCCTGGGGGCGATTACCCTGGCCGCCCGCGAAGAACTGGACAACCTGATCTTTGTGATCAATTGCAACCTGCAGCGGTTGGACGGACCGGTCCGCGGCAATGGTAAAATCATCCAAGAGCTAGAGGGAGCCTTTCGCGGCGCGGGTTGGAACGTCATCAAGGTCATCTGGGGAGACCACTGGGATCCGTTGTTGGCGGCGGACGAGTCCGGCCTGCTGGTCCAGCGCATGGGGGAGGTCATCGATGGCGAATATCAAAACTACATCGTCAAAAGCGGCGCTTACATTCGCGAGCACTTTTTTGGCAAATATCCCGAATTGCTGGAACTCGTCGGTAATTTGAGCGATGAAAAACTCAAGAAGCTGAATCGTGGCGGCCATGATCCAGAAAAAGTCTATGCCGCCTACGACGCCGCCGTGCATACCGTGGGCAAACCCACCGTTATCCTGGCCAAAACGATCAAGGGTTACGGTCTGGGAGAGGCGGGCGAAGGCCGCAACATGACCCACCAAAAGAAAAAGTACAACGAAGAGGAACTGCGCGAATTTCGCACGCGGTTTTCGATTCCCATTAGCGATGAGGATGTGGCGAAGACGCCCTTCTATAAACCGGCCGAGGACTCCGCCGAAATGCGCTACCTGCGCGAGCGCCGGGCCGCCCTGGGGGGGCCTTCGCCATCCCGTCCCGCGCGCGAGAAACTTCCCACGCTGATCACGCCTGCCTTTGAAACCTACAAATCCTTTGTTGATAAATTTGCCGGCACCAACAACGCCACGACATTTGGGGCGGTTCGGTTAATGCGGGAATTGATGAAGGACAAAACCATTGGCAAGCATATCGTACCGATCGTCCCGGACGAGTCACGCACCTTTGGCATGGATTCGCTCTTTCGCGAGGTCGGAATTTACGCCCACACGGGCCAATTGTACGAACCGGTGGATTCTGACCAGATCGCCTATTATCGCGAGGCGGTGGATGGGCAGATTTTGGAGGAAGGGATCACCGAGGCGGGGTCGATGGCCAGCTTTATCGCGGCCGGAACCAGCTATTCGGCCCATGGTGTGCCGATGATCCCGATGTTTATTTATTACAGCATGTTTGGGTTTCAACGGATTGGCGATCTGGTATGGTGCGCGCTCGATGCCCGGACCCGCGGCTTTATGCTGGGTGGGACGGCGGGGCGCACAACGCTGGCGGGGGAGGGCCTGCAACACCAGGATGGCAACAGCCACCTCTTTGCCATCGCCTATCCCAATGTGCGCAGCTACGATCCGGCGTTCATTTATGAGTTGGCGGTGATTATCCTCGACGGTATGAAAAAGATGTACCAACTGGGCGAGGACGCCATTTACTACATCACGATCGGCAACGAGGAATACGAGCAGCCCCCCATGCCCGCCGGTTGCGAGGAAGGGATTATTAAGGGGATTTACAAATTCCGCACGGTCGCACCCCCTGGGGGAGAGGGTCGGGGTGAGGGACAACCCCTGCAAGCGCAGCTCTTTGGCAGCGGCGCGATCATGAACGAAGTCCTACGGGCGCAAAAAATCCTAGCCGAGAAATACAACGTCGCCAGTACCGCCTGGAGCGTCACCAGCTATAAGGAACTGCGCCGCGACGCGCACGCCACGCGCCGCTGGAACATGTTTCACCCGGACCAGCCACCGCGGCAGTCCTATTTTGAACAAGCCATCGCCGGGGCCACGGGAGTATTCATCGCCGCCAGCGACAATGTCCGCGGCGTGCCGGAACAACTCGACCCCTGGGTTCCGGGGGGATTATTTACCCTGGGAACGGACGGCTTTGGCCGCAGCGAGACCCGCGCCCCTTTGCGTCGGCACTTTGAAGTCGATGCCGAAAGTATCGCCGTGGCCACGCTGTACCGCCTGGCCCAAAATGGCCAGTTTAGTACCGCGGAAGTTGCCGCGGCGATCCGCGATCTGGGCATTGATCCAGAAAAGGCGGACCCGTTTTTTGCGTGA
- a CDS encoding 2-oxo acid dehydrogenase subunit E2: protein MEFKLPNLGENIDSGDITGVLVNVGDIVAPNQDVLEVETGKAVVAVPLKEGGKITKILVKAGDTVNIGAPVFEYEPAAASASKPAAKPAAAAKPATAAKPAAKPAPVATATAPRPAPPKPAPVAPPPAPPPPTPAPATAVASNGQSSTALAAPAGPEVRRLARELGVDLSRVAGSGADGRILREDVIAAVRHANLSGVGLSTATPGYNERDGFGPILREPLSRMRKTIAANMVYSVQTIPQLTNFDDADVTELERIRKASADHYKASGQPIKLTALAFVIKAVALSLKTHKTINASLDMESGQIIYKGYVNVGVAVDTEHGLMVPVIRDVDRLSIPQLAQAITGIAERAKKREIKPEEMTGGTFTISNLGAIGGTYSTPIINPPEVAILLVGRSRKLPIVTDDGKIEPRLMMPLSLTYDHRLVDGAAAARFLTDVIGYLQSPGPLLLAQ, encoded by the coding sequence ATGGAATTCAAACTTCCCAACTTGGGCGAAAATATCGACTCTGGCGACATCACCGGCGTGCTGGTAAACGTGGGGGATATCGTGGCCCCCAATCAGGATGTGCTTGAGGTCGAGACCGGCAAAGCGGTTGTGGCCGTGCCGCTCAAAGAGGGGGGCAAAATCACCAAAATATTGGTCAAGGCGGGTGACACCGTAAATATCGGCGCTCCGGTGTTCGAGTATGAACCCGCCGCCGCGAGCGCGTCCAAACCCGCCGCCAAACCCGCGGCCGCGGCCAAGCCCGCCACTGCCGCCAAGCCCGCCGCAAAACCGGCTCCCGTGGCCACGGCGACCGCTCCCCGTCCCGCTCCGCCAAAACCCGCTCCGGTAGCGCCCCCCCCTGCCCCACCTCCACCAACACCGGCTCCGGCAACCGCGGTGGCCAGCAATGGCCAATCCAGCACGGCCCTTGCCGCACCAGCCGGTCCCGAAGTACGCCGCCTGGCGCGAGAGCTGGGCGTGGACCTCTCCCGCGTGGCGGGTTCCGGCGCGGATGGCCGCATCCTGCGCGAGGATGTCATCGCCGCGGTTCGACATGCCAATCTCTCCGGTGTGGGCCTGTCAACGGCGACTCCCGGCTATAACGAACGTGACGGCTTTGGGCCCATCTTGCGCGAGCCACTCTCGCGCATGCGCAAGACCATCGCCGCCAACATGGTCTACAGCGTACAGACCATTCCGCAACTTACCAACTTTGACGACGCCGACGTGACCGAGCTGGAACGCATCCGCAAGGCCAGCGCCGACCATTACAAGGCTAGCGGCCAGCCGATCAAGCTGACCGCGCTGGCGTTTGTGATCAAGGCGGTCGCCCTCTCGCTTAAAACACATAAGACGATCAACGCCAGCCTGGATATGGAGTCGGGCCAGATCATTTACAAAGGCTACGTCAACGTGGGCGTGGCGGTCGATACCGAGCATGGCCTGATGGTGCCGGTCATCCGGGATGTGGATCGGCTGTCCATTCCCCAACTGGCGCAGGCGATCACGGGCATTGCCGAGCGGGCCAAAAAGCGCGAAATCAAACCGGAGGAAATGACCGGCGGCACGTTTACCATCAGCAATCTAGGGGCCATAGGGGGGACGTACAGTACGCCCATTATTAATCCGCCGGAGGTGGCGATCCTGCTGGTGGGCCGCTCGCGCAAGTTGCCCATTGTGACCGACGATGGGAAAATCGAGCCGCGGCTGATGATGCCGCTCAGTCTGACGTATGACCACCGCCTGGTGGA